The following coding sequences lie in one Candidatus Zixiibacteriota bacterium genomic window:
- the gap gene encoding type I glyceraldehyde-3-phosphate dehydrogenase encodes MAIKVGINGFGRIGRLVFRAARNSKLEIVGINDITDAATLAHLLKYDSIHGIYPGEIGYDASNLIVDGKKIPVTAEKDPSKLPWGKLGAQVVCESTGIMKDKNDAVKHITAGAKKVLISAPAKGHDGTFVLGVNDKDYDKSKHDVISIGSCTTNCLAPVAKVLLDNFGIEKGLMTTIHSYTNDQRILDLPHKDLRRARAAALSMIPTSTGAAKAISEVLPALKGKMDGIAIRVPTPDGSLVDLAVILSKETTKDEVNAAFKKAAEGPMKGVLQFCTEPIVSSDIVGNPHSSILDAELTSVKGNFAKVFSWYDNEWGFSVRMREMLEKML; translated from the coding sequence ATGGCAATTAAAGTGGGAATTAACGGATTTGGAAGAATCGGACGTCTCGTTTTCCGGGCCGCCCGCAATTCCAAACTTGAGATTGTCGGGATTAACGATATCACCGATGCCGCCACCCTGGCGCATCTGCTGAAATATGACTCAATCCATGGGATATACCCCGGCGAAATCGGATATGATGCCAGTAATCTGATTGTGGATGGAAAGAAAATTCCGGTAACAGCAGAGAAAGACCCTTCCAAGCTGCCGTGGGGCAAACTCGGAGCTCAGGTGGTTTGCGAATCGACCGGCATAATGAAGGACAAGAATGACGCCGTTAAGCATATCACAGCCGGGGCAAAGAAAGTTCTGATTTCCGCCCCTGCCAAGGGACATGACGGCACTTTCGTCTTAGGCGTCAATGACAAAGATTATGATAAGAGCAAACATGATGTCATCTCCATCGGCAGTTGCACCACCAATTGCCTGGCGCCGGTTGCCAAAGTTCTTCTGGATAATTTCGGAATTGAAAAAGGGCTGATGACAACCATTCATTCCTATACCAACGACCAGCGGATCCTTGACCTCCCGCACAAAGACCTGCGACGCGCCCGAGCCGCCGCTCTTTCGATGATTCCGACTTCTACCGGCGCCGCCAAAGCGATTTCGGAAGTGCTTCCGGCGCTGAAAGGGAAGATGGATGGTATCGCTATTCGCGTCCCCACCCCGGATGGCTCCCTGGTTGACCTGGCTGTGATTCTGAGCAAAGAGACCACCAAAGATGAGGTCAATGCCGCTTTCAAGAAAGCGGCCGAAGGTCCTATGAAGGGAGTTTTGCAATTCTGCACCGAACCGATTGTCTCATCGGACATTGTCGGCAATCCCCACAGCTCCATTCTGGACGCGGAGCTGACCTCGGTTAAGGGAAATTTCGCCAAAGTTTTCTCCTGGTACGATAACGAGTGGGGATTCTCGGTACGGATGCGGGAGATGCTGGAAAAAATGCTCTGA
- a CDS encoding phosphoglycerate kinase — MKKLSIADINLKGKRVLVRVDFNVPLDKEGKITDDRRIKETLPTVKKVINDGGRAILCSHLGRPKGKPVPEMSLKPVANRLAELLNKKVSFASDCVGPEAVQLAHSLKDGEILLLENLRFHPEEEKNDPAFAAQLAKLGEVYVNDAFGSAHRAHASTEGVTKFIKTSAAGFLMEKELKYLGGALHDPKRPFVAILGGAKISGKIDVIQNLMDKVDAILIGGGMMFTFFKAMHKKIGKSLLEEDKIDLARQILEKAHSKGLKLILPIDCVVADDMTETAKISVVSIDDIPDHMKGLDVGPETITLFQNELETARMVIWNGPMGVFEVEKFARGTYAIADILAKITSRGATTIVGGGDSAAAVSARGLDDKLTHISTGGGASLEFLEGKILPGVAALADAPR, encoded by the coding sequence ATGAAAAAATTGTCTATAGCTGATATCAATCTCAAAGGAAAACGGGTCCTGGTTCGCGTTGACTTCAATGTTCCGCTCGATAAAGAAGGCAAAATAACCGATGACCGCCGCATCAAGGAAACGCTCCCCACCGTTAAGAAAGTCATCAATGACGGCGGTCGGGCGATTCTCTGCAGTCACCTGGGACGTCCCAAGGGAAAACCGGTGCCGGAAATGTCGTTGAAACCGGTAGCGAATCGTCTGGCGGAACTCCTCAACAAGAAAGTCTCTTTTGCCTCCGACTGTGTCGGTCCCGAAGCGGTTCAGCTGGCTCATTCCCTCAAAGATGGCGAAATTCTTCTGCTGGAAAACCTTCGTTTCCATCCTGAGGAAGAAAAGAACGACCCGGCTTTTGCTGCCCAGTTGGCTAAACTGGGAGAGGTCTATGTCAACGATGCTTTCGGCTCCGCGCACCGGGCGCACGCCTCAACCGAGGGTGTCACTAAGTTCATCAAGACCTCGGCCGCCGGATTCCTTATGGAGAAGGAACTTAAATATCTCGGCGGTGCCCTGCACGACCCCAAGAGACCTTTTGTGGCCATTCTGGGAGGCGCCAAAATCTCCGGCAAGATTGATGTCATACAGAATTTGATGGACAAAGTTGACGCCATCCTGATTGGCGGCGGCATGATGTTTACCTTTTTCAAGGCAATGCACAAGAAAATCGGAAAATCACTTCTGGAGGAAGACAAAATCGATCTGGCTCGCCAAATTCTGGAGAAAGCCCATTCCAAAGGGTTGAAACTGATTTTGCCTATTGACTGCGTTGTCGCTGACGATATGACCGAGACGGCAAAAATTTCGGTGGTCTCTATCGACGATATCCCGGACCATATGAAGGGGCTTGATGTCGGTCCTGAGACTATTACTCTGTTCCAGAATGAGCTGGAAACGGCACGAATGGTTATCTGGAATGGTCCTATGGGAGTTTTTGAAGTGGAGAAATTCGCCCGCGGGACCTACGCTATTGCCGATATACTGGCGAAGATTACCTCCCGGGGGGCGACCACTATTGTTGGCGGAGGCGATTCCGCCGCCGCTGTCAGCGCCCGGGGACTTGACGATAAACTGACCCATATTTCCACCGGCGGCGGCGCCTCGTTGGAATTTCTGGAAGGAAAGATTCTTCCCGGTGTGGCTGCCCTCGCGGATG